The genomic interval ctagagcccgtgctccgcaacaagagaagtcaaggcagtgagaagcccgcgcaccgcaatgaagagtagcggccgctcaccacaactagagaaagcctgcacgcagcaacaaagacccaacgcagcctaagtaaataaataaatagattaatttaaaaaaaaaaaagaaatagaacatatgaGTTAACCCTaaaccattaaagaaatgcaattatTAGTTAAAATGTCCACATAAACAACCATATCATGTTATCAGCCCAGGAGGTTTTATGCCGAGTTCAATCAACCCTATAAGGATCAGAACTAAAGTTTctcaagaaataggaaaaacgTAAACCTCCCCCAATTGATTTTGGGCAGTTAcaataatattgattttttttttttttttgacagggtCAAAAACTTTATTCGCAGggctttttgtgtgttttttgtttttgtttttgagtgcACAGGTTTCCTGCCGTCCAGGGAGAAAGGGACGTGGTGTCCGGCTGCACGAGGTTTGGGGACAGGCCTTGGGGCTCCAACCCCGTCCCTTGCACCTGCGCGCTGGCCGCACGGTTCCTCCGCTGTGGATAAAGGCGCTATGTGTTCTGCAGGAAGGCGCTCACGGCCGGCTGGCAGACGATGAGGCAGCCTTCTCAGGGGCTGCGAAGCTGAGGCCGTCGAGGGGTCGACTTGAACTTGGGGCCTGGCAGGGGGCCAACTGGCGAGGAAGCCGTAGGCTATGGTACCTCAGCCTGGCAGGTCCGGCTGGCCCTGGCGCAGCGGCCTCAGGATGGAATCATGCCTTTGCTTCCTTTGCGGTCAGCCACGGCTCTCCGGTTGTGGTTGGCtcgtgtggcttgcgggcttcctTCTTCCTGCGTTCCTGTGTTGTCTCTCGGCTCTGCCCGTGGCCCCCGGGGGCTGCCAGCCACTGCCGTTGAGCTGTCATGCCGGTACCCCTTCCTGGCCAGGAAGGCCACGCGCCTGGCTTCTGCTTTTCCCCGCAGCGCTGCAGGGTCCTGCGCAAAATGGTCAAGCGTGGGGGCCTCGtcctcagcctcctcctcctcctcctcctcgtcctcctcctgccctcctctgGGCACTTTGGTTCTCAGCGCCTGAGGGATGGTGAAGGGCCTGCGGCTGAAGAGCTCATCACCTGAGTCTGCGTCGTTGGCGCCCACCGGGCTGCCATCATATGTGGCATCATACTCATCCTCGCAGTCGTAAGGTGAGTCCTCCGCTGGCTGCACTGGCACCTCCTCCACCAGCACGCTGTACTGCTCGTAGCGCCGCCACCCCCCGCTTGTCGTTCAGCAGGCTCCGTGCGCTCTCCTGCTTCCTCCTGCCCTTGTGTACCCGGCTCAGGTCCACCGAGTCCCTGCTGAGCACGTCAAACTCAACATTCTGGAAGATGTTGTGACGAGACGTCAGCAGGGGCGTCGGGTCTGGCTTCACCTGTCTGTCTAGGCCGCGGTCCAGCTggcagagggcaggggccagCCGCCCCTCCAGGATGTTGTTGATCACCTGCTCTGGGTCATAGCTGGAGTGCTTCAGGCAGGCCAGGATGAAGCCCTCGCAGAGGTCTGGCAGCAGGTCCTTCACCTGGGAGATGAGTGAGTCCGGCTCCACGCCGCACACGGCGGGGCCTGGAGCAGCCGCCGCCCCCAGGAACTCCTCTTCCTCCGAGTTCTGGCGAAGTGATGACGGTCTGCTGACCGCCTCCGCTGCCTCCATGACCCCGTTAGGATGCTCAGCCACCGGTGGGTCTTTGGCATCGATGGCTTTCCTTCGGTCCACCCCTTCCCATGCACTCTCGACTGCCTGGAGGATGTAGGCGATCCGAGTCTCGTCCAAGGCTGACGAGGCCTGCTGCAACAGGCTGACGTCATCGGCCACAGGGAAGAGCGCATCGTAGTTCCGGAGAGACCTCTTCTCCTGCAGCGAGGAGCCGAAGATCTGAAGGAACGCTTCAACGAAGCCCTGAATGTTGTCACAGCTGCTTTCTAGGACTGGGAGAAGGCAGATCTGGTTCAGGAGGATGTGAAAAATCTCCAGTAGCTTCTTCCTGGAATGAGAGAGCCTCTGCCACAGGTCACCTAGCAGCTTGCTGTCTTCAAGCCTCCTCTTCTTAATTGCAGACTCCAGTTTGGGAATTGCTATTTCGTAAAAGGAAGCTAGCCTGTAACAGAAGTCGTGTTTCTGGAAGGTTGGGCAAGCCAAAGGGAAGATATCCGGAAAGGCCCAGAGTGTGGTGCAGGTATCACAAAGGTAGAGAACGATGTCCTTTAATTCCAGGAGAGGCATGTCGCTGGGGGTCAGCCGGGCCCTCTCCTCAAGCTTCTGGGGTGTGGCGCAGGCCCCGTCGCCTTGCAAACCACAGTGCTGAAGGATATTGCTGAAGACCTGAAGGATGGTGGGCATGGTTTCATTCAGGTCATTATAGTAACTTGGCTGTTGGATAAAGATGTTTCCTATCATCTTCTGCAGCAGCGGGGAGTTGCCTTTTCCAAAGAGCACGCGGAGGTCCAGGATCTTTGGGATGTCAAACTGGAAGTTGTTGTAGAGGATTTCTCCAAAAGCAGAGGGGGAAATGAAGTGATCTTTGGATTCCTTGTGAGTGGACATGTGAAGGAAGGTGAGAAAAACACTTCGGTGGAGGCACTTCTCCATGTCAATGACCTCAGGGGCTGGGGCCACCCACTGGTCGAAATTTCGGGGGACATAGTGTAGGTAGGAGTCCAGGCACTTCTGCAGGGTCTCGTCGAAGACAACCTGGCACCAGAACTTATCGTGAGGCAGGGCCAGGAACCAGTCGAGGTCACTGGCTACGAAGCGTTCCAGCTACTCCTCCACTAGGGCGGGAATGTTGTCTTTAGGGGGCGGTTTGTATAACGCAAAATACCGGTCTGTCTTCTGCTCGGGGTGTTTGTTCACCAAGAAGAGAAGATgagctcagttttctcctctgactACATAAGGGCTGCTTTCTCCAGGGGGGGCCGGTGATAACAGGGAAGAAGGCCGGGCTGCGTCTCAGCTGTTGTCAACCACAGTCCACCCACTTCCAGGTCAGCGCTGGTGAAGTCCTCAGCTTCCCTGTCTTCAGGTCCTTGTGGCTGATCTGGAGTTGGTCCAGGGGTAGAGCTGACATTGTGCTGCATTGACCCTCCCCGGCGGCTCCACTGCCGGCGCTGaactgccgctgccgccgccgccgcggtccATGGTGACAGCTCCCACAGCGCCGGCACTTCCGGGGCCCACaataatattgattttaaaactgaatacaaagaacatgagaaagaaaaattatagccatatttctttataaacatagatgcaaaaaatcatAATTAAACAGTTAGCAAACAAGTATTCAAGCCAAGGAAGACTTAAAGAATACACgacttgtaatttttatttccctgccTTAGACGaattttcttgggacttccctggtggtccagtggttaagactccgcgcttccactgcagggggcgtgggtttgatccctggtcagggaactaagaagcccacgtgccgcatggcagcagccaaaaaataaaaagaagaattttctttaaactGGAAGGACACAGGATGCCCCTTATGACTGTGGCTGCTCAATGCCGTACTGTGGTCCAATCCAGTGTCCCAGGACCACAATTAGAAATAAGAGCTTCAGGGATTGGAAAAGAACAGAAACTACTAGAAATAGTAAGCAAGTTCTTAGCAAGGTTGGGTTAGATCCAAgttcaatttagaaaaattaatcgTGTTCCCAGATACTGGCAACAAACAAAAGTATAAAGGTAGATGAAGTCTACAATATCGCCAAAAAAGTTTACTAGAAATAAACCTGACAAAATGTGTAAGATCTTTATGAAAAAGTATAAGACTTATGGAAAACATCAAAGAAGACGTGTATAAATTGAGGTAAATACCATGTTAATGGATGGAAAGATTCAATGCCACAAAGATGTCTATCCTTCCCCAAATTGATCTGCACACTGATATTGGGATTTTTCATGGAACATGAAAAGTTTTGTCCATAAATTCATATGGATCTATAAGGGGTCAATACAATTTCAAAGAGTAAGAAGGCAAGATGGATCTCCATATCAGATATTAAGAGTACTAGAAAGAAATAAGGAGAACAATATGGTAGTAGCACAGGCTTAGACAGTGGAGCAGATGAGAGAcagcttatacacacacacacacacacacacacacacacacacacacattaaataAGTTTGCAGAATTACACATAGGACAGGAGGACATGGATAGATATTCATTAAATTGTTCTTATATTGGCtttccatatacaaaattaaaaattaaatatctatgTCATATCAAACAAGTACATGGAAAAATGGTTacatttgaaaacattaaaaattaaaacatctacACATGGCAAGACTTCATAAACTAAGAGCCTAATCACAGATTGGAAGAGAGTATTTGAGATGtatataactgacaaaggattactatGCAGAATATCAAAAAATTCTTATAAAGCAATAAGGAAAGACAAACTTCCTActagaaaaatatacaaaggatTCAGTCAACAattctataaaagaagaaaatagaagggacagaaaaatatgaaaagacacttgggggacttccctggtggtccagtggttaagactccgagctcccaatgcagggggcctgggtttgatctctggtcagggaactagatcccacatgcatgccacaactaagagcccgcatgctgcaactaaaagatcccacatgccgcagtgaaGATCCTGCACGCGGCAGCGAAGATCTCATGTGCCGTAACtaagacccattgcagccaaataagtaaataaataaatatattttaaaaaaaagaaaagaaagaaaagacacttGGTCTCACTAGAAATCaggaaagtataaaataaaacctCAATGAGATAGCTTTTCACATTCCAGAAGGTTGGGAAATGAGAGGTCTCATAATACCAGTATTGGTGAAGATATGGGAAATGGTaacactttttatttctcctggaGGTGTCTGTTCGCACAAGAGCtttagaaagcaatttggcaGTGAGTGCCAAGTATGGCGTTTTATTTCCACTAGGAGATCTAGATCCTGCTAAGGGCAACAACGGCCCAGCTAAAATTACCCACATTCCGGGCCTCCCGTGAGGTAGCAGTGAACACGACTTCTGGAAAGGTATATGTACCAGAGTTTCAGCACTGGGTGTAAGGCAGCACCTACGCTACTGAGAGCAGTGATAAATCATCATTGTCCAGGAGGCAACCAAAGGAATCCTGTTGGTCATGGCCTGCTGTGGGCTAAAGGTCTGTGTCACTTGTGCacaatgaacatttgtgtgcaaatttgtatgttgaagtcctgtTACTGAGTCCAAACTTGTATTGCTCGCCACAGGACatgccaataaattgagagatgaggtgttggggcaaagaatagtgactttatttggaaagccagcagactgagaagatggtggactagtgtcccaaagaaccatcttacccaagttagaattcaggcttttttaatactaaaaggggagggggtgttctCGCTCTCAAACATTTTTTAGAAATGGCAGTTATTGTTTCAGGTTCTAGACTTTAATTTATTATGTAAAACTCACCTAGATTATCTGCATCAAGTGATATGAATACAGGACTGGGTCTACGCAGTGAGGAAGAACTCAAACCCCATTTAGTATTTAGCTTTGAATTTACCTTAGAACCTGAAAAATCATTTCAAACAAGATAATGAAGCCATACCTCGAAGATCTTCCTCAAGAGTCTgggaatctatttctgtttctaatgtctaaaaaattatttgtgatgATCCACTCAAACTGAGGCCAATTACTAGAATGTAAGCACCACATTGTACTCTGTTTGTGCCCTCGATGTGtcatgaatcaatgaatgaatagtACCAAGTTTTTGTAAAGCACAGATGGTGTTTGTGGCAGCCATGAGAACGTGCATCTCAGATCGCCAAGCATAATCCTGACAGACCGGACTGCTGCGTTATGAATCCACCACATTTCCTCCAGGCTGCTCCCAGCCACTGACTGAGGAGACGGGGAGTATGGCAGGCCTGTTGCTGTGAGACACGAAACTCCTCTGACAGGTAACTTTGGCTTGAGGTTTCCCCATTGACCTAGAGAAAACGCTCTAAACTGCATTGCACTCCAATATGCTTTCTATTGAAACTTCCTTTCTTCCCCACTTCTTTACCATCACCAGCTCTCCCCTTTGCTCTGGCTCCCTCCCCATTTTTCCCTTAGAGGTGTTTCCCTCCAAATTCTCTTACACATCTAATCCCATCATTCTATCTGCTTATTGGAGGATCTTAATACTGTGGTTAAGGGTATGGGTTTCAAAGGATTCCCTAGACAGGACATTGAGaacaacagagaaacaaaagagaaacaattaAGTAGGTGCTCAAAGATTTAGGATGTAAAGATACAGGATTAGGATCTACCTCAAGGATGTGAGTGATGACAACTTAAATCTGCTCCTGAAGTGATTGATAACATACATTATTATGtaaatatacacaatggaattcttttttttattttcaggttTTCACTTTTTATTGTACTTACATTTAAATTACCATTAAATACTAAgcataagttaaataaataaataaaaggggacGGGGTGTGGCTGGTCGTtgcaggaatcctttgttcttgcagctgtccaggtaggtctggtcacaatgttcccataaacctccaacaagataattgttattttctgttctgcaactttttatctctatatgaatggaaaagtgtgcCTTTAAAGGTCAGAGGCTAGAGAATGGGCTATCACATATATTCCAGACTCTAGGCAacgttcttttgtgtgtgtgtgtgtgtgtgtgtgtgtgtgtgtgtgtgtgtgtttgaagtaatatttattgattgattccccctccctttttttttttggccacaccacaaggCTTGCGGGAATCTCAGTTcccgaccaggtattgaacccgggccacagcaatgaaaatgCTGACCCCTAATCTTTAgatcaccagggaactccctgacttccccctttttttttgagtcccaataaaactttatttacaaaaaatcaGGTGGTTAGCCTggggccatagtttgccaccCCTGCTCTAAAGAGTGGGACCCAGAGCCTGAATCCATGGGAGAttctaggcaacattcttttataaaggtgcagagccagcatgactaagcacaggcaacagagcacaagggttaGAGGTAAAGGAATAGATTCAATATGAAGTCAGGTTTGTTCTACTCTGTTacagccctaacccccagtgtgatggaatttggaggtggggcctttgggtgattgggtttagatgaggtcatgaggatgggacCCCCATGaggggattagtgtccttataaagagaGCCTTCGTGCAAGCATGCCCTCTCTCTGCCATGCGAAGGCTGAGGGGACTCTTGCCGAGGACCAAGCACAGAAGTAGGAATTCAAAGCACATCTGTCCCCTCACTTCTGGCTGTGCCAGGAGAAAATAAGGAGTCCTGATCCAAGGTCCATACTTTCTCATTGcctccattcattcaacaggcaAGTGTAGAGCCAGGTGCAGATTTGGGCTgggtgcaggggtggggtggagagggctTTGTCCTGCTCTCTTCCGCCAGGGTCTGTCCCATCCCCCTCTCTCTggcatctttactttctttcccttTGCAATAACGTCGGGTCCTGCTGCATAGAGGGGTCTGGCTTCATCAGAGACCGATCTCTGCCAAAGAGGGAGGGCCCAAGAGAAGGTGGGTCGGAGCCTAAGGAAGCAAACCACCCCAGGGCCCTCCCACCCTTGGTGCCAAAGCAGGAAGGAGGTGGAGCCTCGGCTGAGACGGCCTGGGAGGTCGCTCACAGATAAGGGGGTTTTCTACACGAGAGCCCTGGGAGAGGAAATGGAGCCCCAGCGCCCGAGAcaaagggcagggctgggactagCCAGCAAAGGAGGCTGCAGCCAGAGGCCCCGGATCAGGTACCGCTGCTGCCCGCTCTGTCCCACTGGGGCCCATCTCCAGCCCTCTCTAGGGCTGTGCCTCTGTCCTTGGCCTCCTTCTCCCCGCAGTCCCTGCAGTCCCAGCCTTgctcctttccctctctgggctcctTCTCTGCAGGGCCCACTCCCATCTGGGGTCTTTGCCCTGTTCTGGGGGTGCCCCCACTATTGCTTCTGAACCGGCCCCTCCCAAACCTCCACCCAGCTCTGAGGGTCCTCGTGGCCCAGCTCTCAGTCTGAAAGTCTGTCGGGCTAGGCCGTCCCCTCCCTGCCTGTGCGGGGCTGCACCCTCTATTGGTCGGAAATATCTGTGCTCTGTTAACGCTTAGAATTTGGTGAAAGGATGATTGAAGCAGCTGGtgactttttttaaagcattctgaTCAGTTTCAGTTGACACCATTGTAAACACAGTGTGAGAATAGTTCTCTGAGGCAAGAAGATAAATCATCTCCTCCAAGGATATCTCAACTCTGAGCAGGAAAGTAAATGCACACCGTTCACAAACCTGGCCACACCCTAGGTGACCACGCTTCACGTTTATAACTGTACCACTAACAGCTGTaatggaactggaggaaagaTCAGGAGAAACgctcctattttaaaattaagtagaaAAGAAAGCCACACCCAAGACTTCACACAGCTGCAAGGTCATATAATGGAAGAGCTGGAAATGGCCTGGCCTGGTCAGGCGACCCAGCTCTATCACTTACAGCTCTGTGACTTAGGCAGGTTACTTGTCCCCCTCTGCGTCCCCGCTTCCTCCACTATAAAATGGGCATGGCTCCCGTAGCATTTGGAGAGTAGATGAGTTCAGATACACAAAGCACTTGTAACCATAGCCCAAGCCTGTGAATTTAGGTGTTAACccgacattaaaaaacaaaacaaacaaacatgtgcAAGTGAAAAGTCAGGAACGAATTGAACTGAAATGTTAAAGGCTCTTATTTTGGAGTGGAGAGGTTTTCgttactctttttttatttttctaatgatttgGGGGATGGGTGGGCAGGAAAACCggagtggaggtggggggtgTGCTATtggaagtagcagagccagggccCCTGTGGGAGACGTCACCCATCCCTGCTGTCCTAgcaccctctcctctccctctcccccagccttcCTGCCTGGAAAGGCGCAGGAAATTCTCAAGGCCCAGGCGGGTTGCTGGGAGGCACAGCGCCTAGGGCGTCCAGGGGGCTGCGCTCCGGAGAGACCAGCCGGGAGTAACTCCAGGGGGCGCTCTCcgcattttcccttttctctcttttgcccCAGAAACCCAGTGGAGTGGTTAGATCGCCAAACCTTCTCCTTCCACTTTCGCAACTTGAGCTTTGCCAATGGGCGGAACTGCTCCTACCTCTGCTACCAGGTGGAAAGACTGAAGCACTGCTCACCTGACCCCTCCGACTGGGGGGTCTTTCAAAACCGGGTATGGGCCCCAGGACACTCATCGCAGGCGGGAGCTAAGTGTCGACCCAGAAAAGAGGCGCAGCGCAAAGACACAAAAGCATTTATTTGGTGCCTTAGAATTGCAATGCGGGGAGCACAGATTCAGGTGCAGCCTGCGTTGTGTCCCGCCAAGGAGAAAAaagccggggcgggggcgggtatTGGCAAGTTGCGGAAGGTTTAAGATGCTTGCACAAGTTGTTTTCCCAATATTATGATTGGGAGATATAATTACAATTGAAATTCATTGGTTTTCGAGTATATTATGTCAGATACTAGGAAAATCCCTTTTGCAGTGTGTCCAGTTTTTAATCAAGAATGCGGATATTGggactcccctggcagtccagtggttaaggctgggtgctcccaatgcaggaggcgctgggaactaagatcctgcatgtcacccgcacccggcccctccccccccaaaaaagaatgcGGATATAGCAGTGACAGGCTCTGTCCTATGCCTTTGCCCAGTGTAATAGTTCAAATCTGGTGCCTGTTTCAAAAATGGGATGAAATTTTAGCCCCCAAATGGTGTCCCTCATGTCAGAGGTGTTACACAGGTTCACATAAGCCAgtagaggatgtggaaaaaatggTAATAAGTCCAACGCCATTTGGGGGTTCTCAGTGGCGGATGTATCTTCCCACACATTTTCTTAAGTCCTGGAACCGGATACGTGATGGCGGTTGACTTATCCCACTAAGCCTTGTTTAGCGAGTCTGCTGGTGGTGGGTCTCTGAGTTTGTCTTCGGGCTTGGTGAAAGGTCCCCCCACCCGCCTGCCCTCCTCCACCCAGAAGGCAGCCTTTTCAGAACCTGTGTGCggaaggggcggggcgggggtgtgcACTGAAGCAGTATTATCCCACCCAAACCTAATCTGAGTCACAGGTGTCATCTCACTCTTTCTACTACCCAGTGTTCAAAAAGTTAAGAGAAACTGACGAAATTAATATTGACCCTGTGTTAGACAACACAGTCATTCCCTAgatatgggggtggggaggttggcTCCAGGACCCCCACGAACACCAAAATCTGAAGATGCTAAATCCCTTATGTAAGATGGCAtagcatttgcatataacctacccaCATCCTCCCATAGACTTTAGATCATCTCTAACTTACTTATAATACctgatacaatgtaaatgctatgtaaatagttgtaaatacattGTGGATGTTATGTAAGTAGTTGCCAgcctggcaaattcaagttttgcgttttggaactttctggaatttttttttttcctgaataatttCAATaggtggttggttgaatctgcagatgagCAACTCTCAGATACAGAGGACTGACTGTATACCTAATCTATTATTTCAATTAGatgtattttctaatatataacTAATATAAAACTTCATGAGatagtttacattcttttttcttcaatatGAAGTCACTGAAATGAACTGTGTAGTTCTACACTTGCCACACACCTCCCTTCAGACGAGCCGCATCTCAAGTGCTCTGTAGACATCTGTGGCTGGTGGTTCTGCCGACGGACAGGGCAGCTCTGTGGGCCTCCCAGCAGACAGCACCTAGGGACCAAGCCTGGACCCcacagggcctggcccacagcaggcactcaggttacttgtagaatgaatgaatgggaggaTGGATGTTAGAATAAATGGGTGAGTCGATGAATGAGGGTAGTCAATGACTAAAGAAGAacagaagggaggggagagatggaAAGAAGGGATAACTCATGAACAACCTGCCTCTGGGATGCCCACCCCCCttacccctcctccccagctccctaGTCCGGCCTCACTGCCTGCTCTGCCGGCCAAGAACGCCCCCTTTCCGCCTCCATCTCTCCCAGGTCTATCCCGAGACTCCCTGCCACGCGGAACTCTGCTTCCTCTCTTGGTTTTGCGCCAAGAAGCTGTCCCCTTACGAGCAGTACCACATCACCTGGTTCTTATCCTGGAGCCCCTGCTTGTCATGTGCAGAGCAGGTGGCTGCGTTCCTGAAGGAGAACAGGAACGTGAGGCTGAGCATCTTTGCCGCCCGCCTCTACTACTTCTGGAAACCAGAGTGCCAGCACGGGCTGCGCCTGCTGCACCACCAGAGGGCCTGGGTGCGCCTCATGTCCCTCCGAGGTGAGAGcagagggggctgggggctggagggcggggcggtgggggggatgggggcgGACCTAGAATACCCACCAGCGAGGGTGAGTGGGAGGAGAGCCTGGGAAACGAGGCAGGACTGAGGGCAcatggcagggagggggcaggagggggcaggacACAGGATGGTCAGCGGAGAAAGGCCTCCCAGGGCCCGGACCTGATGGCTTTCTCTCCTCTTTATCTCAGAGTttaaatactgttggaaaaactTTGTGTACAATCAGGGAATGCCCTTCAAGCCTTGGAAGAAACTGCGTAAAAATTATCAGTTCCTGGCGGCAAAGCTTCAGGAAATTCTCCGGTGAGGGCTTCCTtagcctccctccccccaccttctccTTATCTCCGAGTACCTTCCACCTCCCTTCtcagcctcctctcctccctggccCCAGAGGGCCACTGCCCTTGGgctgcccctgccctccctcagctcctctctcctttcttcccccagcgtctccccctccccctgtaagatctccctctcccccagcaaGGGAGCCCCGCCTCCTCCCATCTCACACATTGACCAAACTTTGTTATT from Balaenoptera ricei isolate mBalRic1 chromosome 10, mBalRic1.hap2, whole genome shotgun sequence carries:
- the LOC132373588 gene encoding LOW QUALITY PROTEIN: activating signal cointegrator 1 complex subunit 2-like (The sequence of the model RefSeq protein was modified relative to this genomic sequence to represent the inferred CDS: inserted 3 bases in 2 codons; deleted 1 base in 1 codon; substituted 1 base at 1 genomic stop codon), whose translation is MSALPLDQLQISHKDLKTGKLRTSPALHPEQKTDRYFALYKPPPKDNIPALVEEXLERFVASDLDWFLALPHDKFWCQVVFDETLQKCLDSYLHYVPRNFDQWVAPAPEVIDMEKCLHRSVFLTFLHMSTHKESKDHFISPSAFGEILYNNFQFDIPKILDLRVLFGKGNSPLLQKMIGNIFIQQPSYYNDLNETMPTILQVFSNILQHCGLQGDGACATPQKLEERARLTPSDMPLLELKDIVLYLCDTCTTLWAFPDIFPLACPTFQKHDFCYRLASFYEIAIPKLESAIKKRRLEDSKLLGDLWQRLSHSRKKLLEIFHILLNQICLLPVLESSCDNIQGFVEAFLQIFGSSLQEKRSLRNYDALFPVADDVSLLQQASSALDETRIAYILQAVESAWEGVDRRKAIDAKDPPVAEHPNGVMEAAEAVSRPSSLRQNSEEEEFLGAAAAPGPAVCGVEPDSLISQVKDLLPDLCEGFILACLKHSSYDPEQVINNILEGRLAPALCQLDRGLDRQVKPDPTPLLTSRHNIFQNVEFDVLSRDSVDLSRVHKGRRKQESARSLLNDKRGVAXRYEQYSVLVEEVPVQPAEDSPYDCEDEYDATYDGSPVGANDADSGDELFSRRPFTIPQALRTKVPRGGQEEDEEEEEEEAEDEAPTLDHFAQDPAALRGKAEARRVAFLARKGYRHDSSTAVAGSPRGHGQSRETTQERRKKEAXQATRANHNRRAVADRKGSKGMIPS
- the LOC132373589 gene encoding DNA dC->dU-editing enzyme APOBEC-3B-like, which translates into the protein MEPQRPRQRAGLGLASKGGCSQRPRIRNPVEWLDRQTFSFHFRNLSFANGRNCSYLCYQVERLKHCSPDPSDWGVFQNRVYPETPCHAELCFLSWFCAKKLSPYEQYHITWFLSWSPCLSCAEQVAAFLKENRNVRLSIFAARLYYFWKPECQHGLRLLHHQRAWVRLMSLREFKYCWKNFVYNQGMPFKPWKKLRKNYQFLAAKLQEILRNTMNLLKKKVFQQQFGNQHRVPLPRYRRKTYLCYQLKQLDGFTLDKGCFRNKKQRHAEIRFIDKITSLNLDPNQSYKIICYVTWSPCPTCARELVDFINGQDHLSLQIFASRLYFHWVKLFQRGLQQLQAAQVSVAVMTRSEFEDCWEEFVDNQGMPFESWDKLEQYSESISRRLRKILLPSNWNNLEDSFRDLRLGSPSPSSLRSDSR